Proteins found in one Kwoniella bestiolae CBS 10118 chromosome 1, complete sequence genomic segment:
- a CDS encoding adenosylhomocysteinase, whose protein sequence is MRLDILVVLYPDDLSPLLLAFLTHSNYKVADISLAAFGRKEIELAEHEMPGLMYLRNKYAKEQPLKGARIAGCLHMTIQTAVLIETLTALGAQVTWSSCNIFSTQDHAAAAIAATGVPVYAWKGETEEEYLWCIEQTLAGFPEGKALNMILDDGGDLTSLVHEKFPQYLSDIRGVSEETTTGVHHLYKAFRDGKLKIPAINVNDSVTKSKFDNYYGCRESLVDGIKRATDVMLAGKVAVVAGFGDVGKGCAESLRSYGARVLVTEIDPINALQAAMAGYEVTTMEDAASRGNVFVTTTGCRDIITGEHFEAMPEDAIVSNIGHFDVEIDVAWLKANAAEAINIKPQVDRYTMKSGRHIILLAEGRLVNLGCGTGHPSFVMSCSFANQVMAQIALWTDAKSYPLGVHMLPKSLDEEVARAHLAQLNIKLTKMSKVQADYLGLPVDGPYKPDHYRY, encoded by the exons ATGCGTCTAGACATCCTTGTCGTGCTCTATCCGGATGATCTGAGCCCGCTTTTGCTTGCGTTCCTCACACAC TCCAACTACAAGGTCGCCGATATCTCTCTCGCTGCTTTCGGTagaaaggagattgagcttgCTGAACATGAGATGCCCGGTCTCATGTACCTCAGAAACAAGTACGCCAAGGAGCAACCCCTCAAGGGTGCTAGAATCGCTGGATGTCTCCACAT GACCATCCAAACCGCCGTTCTTATCGAAACCCTCACTGCTCTCGGTGCCCAAGTTACCTGGTCATCATGtaacatcttctccacccaaGACCACGCCGCCGCTGCCATCGCCGCTACCGGTGTTCCCGTCTACGCCTGGAAAGGTGAGACCGAGGAGGAATACCTCTGGTGTATCGAACAAACCCTCGCTGGTTTCCCAGAGGGTAAGGCTCTCAACATGATCTtggatgatggaggtgaTTTGACCTCTCTCGTCCACGAGAAATTCCCTCAATACCTCTCTG ACATCCGAGGTGTATCGGAAGAGACCACCACCGGTGTCCACCACCTTTACAAGGCTTTCCGAGATGGTAAACTCAAGATCCCCGCCATCAACGTCAACGACTCCGtcaccaaatccaaattcgACAACTACTACGGTTGCAGAGAATCCCTCGTTGACGGTATCAAGAGAGCTACCGATGTCATGCTTGCCGGTAAAGTCGCTGTTGTCGCTGGTTTCGGTGACGTCGGAAAAGGT TGTGCCGAGTCCCTCCGATCTTACGGTGCCCGAGTCCTCGTTACTGAGATCGACCCTATCAACGCTCTCCAAGCTGCTATGGCCGGTTACGAAGTCACTACCATGGAAGATGCTGCTTCCAGAGGTAACGTTTTCGTCACCACCACTGGTTGTCGAGACATCATTACCGGTGAACACTTCGAGGCTATGCCTGAGGATGCCATTGTTTCCAA CATTGGTCACTTcgatgttgagattgatgtcGCTTGGCTCAAAGCCAACGCTGCCGAGGCCATTAACATCAAGCCTCAAGTTGACCGATACACCATGAAGTCCGGCCGACACATCATCTTGCTCGCTGAAGGTCGACTCGTCAACCTTGGTTGCGGTACCGGTCACCCATCTTTCG TCATGTCATGTTCGTTCGCCAACCAAGTCATGGCTCAAATCGCTCTTTGGACCGACGCCAAATCCTACCCTCTCGGTGTTCACATGCTTCCTAAATCCcttgatgaggaagttgCCCGAGCTCACTTGGCCCAACTTAACATTAAATTGACCAAGATGTCCAAGGTCCAAGCCGATTACCTCGGTCTCCCAGTTGACGGTCCTTACAAGCCCGACCACTAC CGATACTAA